A genome region from Christensenella minuta includes the following:
- a CDS encoding peptidylprolyl isomerase: MKKIMVTAVCAVLCVALASCSMVSVNEDKDRAQVVAEVNGTQITKGEVLDQVDMNLAVYGMTREQFAEQYGSDQFTAMKEDMLNQFVKSELLYQHAQADGLVEDSEDVRAEKRQGIEDTLASLRSGIEETANADDTITDKEAYIEEQYAKYSELYGYGDIDKAVEDSIKTDAINAEVEKLNNEVSYSEEEAKTYYDELMETQKPAIDEDATAYTTYKNSGTVVYEPQGARYIKNLLIGLPDDVQSEIKTLRQDGDDEGADAKLEEELAKIKADADAALTRAQAGEDFDALIEELGSDSGMTVEPAKTKGYLVFPGSGMVEEFETAAMALPSVGSLSDLVATDYGYHILQYTSEGGGEVPFDDVKDSIISTKLNEAQTAYQEETIKKWQDEENIKTYPDRLSTFA, from the coding sequence ATGAAAAAAATCATGGTTACGGCAGTGTGCGCGGTTTTATGTGTTGCGCTCGCATCGTGCTCCATGGTATCGGTCAACGAAGATAAGGACCGCGCACAGGTCGTGGCGGAGGTGAACGGAACGCAGATCACCAAGGGAGAGGTGCTCGATCAGGTCGATATGAATCTCGCCGTCTACGGTATGACGCGTGAGCAGTTTGCGGAACAATACGGCTCGGACCAGTTCACGGCCATGAAGGAAGATATGCTGAACCAGTTCGTGAAGAGCGAGCTTTTGTACCAGCACGCGCAGGCGGACGGCCTCGTTGAGGATTCGGAAGACGTACGGGCGGAAAAACGGCAGGGCATCGAAGATACGCTGGCAAGCCTCCGTTCGGGCATTGAAGAGACGGCAAATGCCGACGATACGATTACGGATAAGGAAGCTTATATCGAAGAACAGTATGCAAAATATTCCGAGCTGTACGGATATGGCGATATCGATAAAGCGGTAGAAGATTCGATCAAGACGGACGCGATCAACGCGGAAGTGGAGAAACTGAATAATGAAGTGAGCTATTCCGAAGAGGAAGCGAAAACATATTACGACGAACTGATGGAAACGCAGAAACCCGCGATCGACGAGGACGCAACGGCTTATACGACGTATAAAAATTCCGGTACGGTAGTCTATGAGCCGCAGGGTGCGCGGTATATTAAAAACCTGTTGATCGGCCTTCCCGACGACGTACAAAGCGAGATCAAAACGCTGCGTCAGGATGGGGACGACGAAGGGGCGGATGCAAAGCTTGAAGAAGAGCTGGCCAAGATCAAAGCCGACGCGGATGCGGCGCTTACGCGCGCGCAGGCCGGTGAAGACTTTGACGCGCTGATTGAGGAATTGGGTTCGGATTCCGGTATGACCGTGGAACCGGCCAAGACCAAGGGATACCTCGTATTCCCAGGCTCGGGTATGGTGGAAGAGTTCGAGACGGCGGCAATGGCGCTCCCGTCCGTAGGCTCGCTTTCAGACCTCGTCGCTACGGATTATGGATACCATATCCTCCAGTATACGAGCGAAGGCGGCGGCGAGGTGCCGTTTGACGACGTGAAAGACAGCATCATCAGCACCAAGCTGAACGAGGCGCAGACGGCCTATCAGGAAGAAACGATCAAGAAATGGCAGGACGAGGAGAACATCAAGACCTATCCTGACCGGCTTTCCACCTTTGCGTAA
- the mfd gene encoding transcription-repair coupling factor, with amino-acid sequence MNDAVSPLIAKSGAFQDVLKCIRGGQLPCSVFGVTPHAKPYFAEAAARGSGRQVLCVTNTEQAAREYAAAAGVLFPENDYSIRAAQAKGREEELVRVKVMKNAGIIKKPVFLSIRAFLGKLVPKEKFDGTCLLIEAGKSYDGEFLMQELARNGYERVGTVYSRGEFARRGEILDIYPPDSKMPLRVTFFDDEVESIRTFDSETQRSAGKPMEEYRLPPAREVVLGEEEKEKLSAYLGKQENKRLADSIMADVEEYGSFENADTFLPVMFTPAYIADYFPDAILMFDDFERIYGEAKRILTEFADIAAHLVAEGEAFPIQGESMGELRALIQNKTADVIDMAGTKNARLKTVSEVDMDMHGAVEYRGRIDQLVRDLLDRREHGYSVRMFAGGKAQALSSALAELDVIAPVEKAMSAPLSVSGDYVSYGFEIPSGKLLVLGANDIYGRVKKAPVKKQRQHAEEDIFSDLSPGDFVVHDVHGKGKYLGLKTLEAGGTVAEYMEIEYRGGDKLYIPTAQIDRVQKYIGSEDAPPQLSKLGGREWEAAKTKARESALKLAFDLVDLYAQRFESKGHAFPEDTVWQNQFEDSFEYEETEGQLQSIEEIKKDMESPRVMDRLLLGDVGYGKTEVAMRAAMKAVTDGKQVAVLVPTTLLARQHLKTFRERFRDFPVTIAGLTRFSKGRHKQVLEDLRRGKIDIIIGTHRLLSNDVKFNDLGLLIVDEEQRFGVTHKEKIKLLKQSVDVLTLSATPIPRTLEMSLVGIRDMSTLDTPPSMRKQPYSYVMRYSDGLLRDAVMREIDRGGQAYFVCRRINEMDQLVADVKRNVPEARVAAAHGQMSEAELERVVGGFIDGEYDVLVCTTIIESGIDIPSVNTIIVYEADKFGLSQLYQLKGRVGRSDKNAYAYFTYLGDGSMKENAAKRMAAIREFTQLGSGFKIAMRDLQIRGAGNLLGPEQSGHMATVGYAMYCKLMREAVMTAKGRHVEADFETAVELGVPAYIPDSYISNQTDKMDIYKLISKIKTVADAKSAAKEIADRYGKIPKEVNNLIVTAAVKSYAAAAGIASVIKKADGIELKYSETVNPNVKKLLKMVSGRANDVILRPSTPPVLVYRTERGFDTNAFLEFLGGIKLRRRKS; translated from the coding sequence TTGAATGACGCGGTAAGTCCGCTGATCGCAAAAAGCGGCGCGTTCCAGGATGTACTGAAATGTATCCGGGGAGGGCAATTGCCCTGCTCGGTTTTTGGCGTCACCCCGCATGCGAAGCCTTATTTTGCGGAAGCCGCCGCAAGGGGCTCGGGGCGGCAGGTATTGTGCGTCACAAATACGGAGCAGGCGGCGCGTGAATACGCGGCGGCGGCGGGCGTGCTCTTCCCGGAAAACGATTATTCTATCCGCGCGGCACAGGCCAAGGGGCGCGAAGAAGAGCTTGTGCGCGTAAAGGTCATGAAAAATGCCGGAATAATAAAAAAGCCAGTGTTCCTTTCGATTCGCGCCTTCCTCGGGAAACTTGTTCCCAAAGAAAAATTTGACGGGACCTGCCTGCTGATTGAGGCGGGCAAGAGCTATGACGGCGAGTTCCTGATGCAGGAGCTCGCGAGAAACGGATATGAACGCGTGGGCACCGTATATTCGCGCGGCGAATTTGCGCGGCGCGGGGAAATACTCGACATTTATCCGCCGGATTCAAAAATGCCCCTGCGCGTTACGTTTTTTGATGATGAGGTGGAGAGCATCCGTACCTTTGACAGTGAAACACAGCGGTCGGCGGGAAAACCGATGGAGGAATACCGACTGCCCCCGGCGCGCGAGGTTGTCCTCGGCGAAGAGGAAAAGGAAAAACTGTCTGCCTATCTCGGAAAACAGGAAAACAAAAGGCTTGCGGACAGCATCATGGCGGATGTGGAGGAATACGGCAGCTTTGAGAATGCCGATACCTTCCTGCCGGTGATGTTTACCCCCGCGTATATCGCGGATTATTTTCCGGATGCGATCCTGATGTTCGACGACTTTGAACGGATATACGGCGAGGCCAAACGCATCCTGACGGAGTTTGCAGACATAGCGGCCCACCTTGTGGCGGAGGGCGAGGCCTTTCCCATACAGGGCGAAAGCATGGGCGAACTGCGGGCGCTCATTCAGAATAAAACAGCGGATGTCATTGATATGGCGGGGACCAAAAATGCGCGGCTTAAGACGGTGAGCGAGGTCGATATGGATATGCACGGGGCGGTGGAATACCGCGGCCGTATAGACCAACTTGTGAGAGACCTCCTGGACCGGAGGGAACACGGATATTCCGTGCGCATGTTCGCGGGAGGCAAGGCGCAGGCGCTTTCTTCCGCCCTCGCGGAGCTGGATGTGATCGCGCCTGTGGAAAAAGCGATGTCTGCGCCGCTTTCTGTCAGCGGGGATTATGTTTCCTATGGGTTCGAGATTCCTTCGGGAAAACTTCTTGTGCTGGGTGCGAATGATATCTATGGCCGCGTGAAAAAAGCGCCCGTCAAAAAGCAGCGCCAGCACGCGGAGGAGGATATTTTCAGCGACCTTTCCCCGGGAGACTTTGTGGTGCATGACGTGCACGGCAAGGGTAAATACCTTGGACTTAAAACGCTAGAGGCGGGCGGGACGGTCGCGGAATATATGGAGATTGAATACCGCGGGGGAGACAAGCTTTATATCCCGACCGCGCAGATCGACCGCGTACAGAAATATATCGGCAGCGAGGACGCGCCGCCCCAGCTTTCCAAGCTCGGCGGACGCGAGTGGGAGGCCGCCAAAACAAAGGCGCGCGAATCGGCCCTGAAGCTTGCCTTCGATCTTGTGGACCTGTATGCACAGCGGTTTGAAAGCAAGGGACACGCCTTCCCGGAGGACACGGTTTGGCAAAATCAGTTCGAGGATTCCTTTGAATATGAGGAGACGGAAGGACAGCTCCAGAGTATCGAGGAGATCAAAAAAGATATGGAATCCCCGCGCGTTATGGACCGGCTGCTCCTCGGCGACGTGGGATACGGCAAAACGGAGGTCGCCATGCGCGCGGCTATGAAGGCTGTAACGGACGGCAAACAGGTGGCGGTACTTGTGCCGACGACGCTGCTTGCCCGGCAGCACCTGAAGACCTTTCGCGAACGGTTCCGCGATTTCCCCGTGACCATCGCGGGCCTGACCCGTTTTTCCAAAGGACGGCACAAGCAGGTGCTCGAAGACCTGAGGCGGGGGAAGATCGATATTATTATCGGCACCCACCGGCTGCTTTCCAATGATGTGAAATTCAATGATCTGGGACTTCTGATCGTGGATGAAGAGCAGCGCTTTGGCGTAACGCACAAAGAGAAGATTAAGCTTTTAAAGCAAAGCGTAGACGTGTTGACCCTTTCGGCAACGCCGATCCCGCGTACGCTCGAAATGTCTTTGGTCGGTATCCGCGATATGAGCACGCTCGATACGCCTCCTTCCATGCGCAAGCAGCCGTATTCCTACGTGATGCGCTATTCGGACGGTCTGCTGCGCGACGCAGTCATGCGCGAGATCGACCGGGGCGGGCAGGCCTACTTCGTGTGCCGCAGGATCAACGAAATGGATCAACTTGTGGCCGACGTGAAACGAAACGTACCCGAAGCCCGGGTCGCGGCGGCGCATGGCCAGATGAGCGAAGCCGAGCTGGAACGCGTGGTCGGCGGGTTTATTGACGGGGAATATGACGTGCTCGTATGCACGACGATCATTGAGAGCGGCATCGACATCCCGAGCGTGAATACGATCATCGTATATGAAGCTGATAAATTCGGCCTTTCCCAGCTTTACCAGTTGAAAGGGAGGGTGGGCCGTTCGGATAAAAACGCCTATGCGTATTTTACCTACCTCGGCGACGGCAGTATGAAGGAAAACGCGGCAAAGCGTATGGCGGCGATCCGCGAGTTTACGCAGCTTGGCAGCGGTTTTAAGATCGCCATGAGAGACCTGCAGATCCGCGGCGCAGGAAACCTGCTCGGGCCGGAGCAGAGCGGGCATATGGCTACCGTAGGATATGCGATGTATTGCAAACTGATGCGCGAAGCGGTTATGACGGCAAAAGGCAGGCATGTGGAAGCGGATTTTGAAACCGCGGTGGAACTCGGCGTGCCGGCCTATATCCCGGACAGCTATATCAGCAACCAGACGGACAAAATGGATATTTACAAGCTGATCTCCAAGATCAAAACGGTGGCGGATGCGAAATCTGCGGCAAAGGAGATCGCCGACCGCTATGGAAAAATTCCGAAAGAGGTCAATAACCTGATCGTTACGGCGGCGGTGAAAAGCTATGCGGCCGCCGCGGGAATCGCCAGCGTGATTAAGAAAGCGGACGGGATCGAGCTCAAGTATTCGGAAACGGTAAACCCGAATGTAAAGAAACTGTTAAAAATGGTGAGCGGACGCGCAAATGATGTTATACTGAGACCGTCGACTCCGCCGGTGCTTGTCTACAGGACGGAGCGGGGATTCGACACGAACGCTTTTCTGGAATTTCTGGGTGGGATTAAGCTGCGCCGCCGGAAAAGCTGA
- the pth gene encoding aminoacyl-tRNA hydrolase — protein MYFIAGLGNPGLKYKNTRHNAGFQVLDILAKRHGVKLKATKFDAHAGQGMIGNEKVMLIRPTTFMNNSGYAVDGILNYYNADLSQLIVLYDDIDLPFGTLRIREKGSAGTHNGMRSILGYTGSGDFPRIRIGIGKPEGNLIQHVLGKFEKEKHGQAQEMFGRAADACECIVLEGVSKAQARFNGP, from the coding sequence ATGTATTTTATCGCAGGGCTCGGAAATCCAGGGCTGAAATATAAAAATACGCGGCATAATGCCGGCTTTCAGGTATTGGATATTCTTGCCAAGCGCCACGGCGTTAAATTGAAAGCGACCAAATTTGACGCTCACGCCGGCCAGGGGATGATCGGCAATGAGAAAGTGATGCTGATCCGGCCGACAACGTTTATGAACAACAGCGGCTATGCGGTGGACGGCATCCTCAATTATTATAACGCCGATCTTTCCCAACTGATCGTGCTGTATGACGATATCGACCTTCCCTTTGGTACGCTGCGGATTCGCGAAAAAGGCAGTGCGGGCACGCACAATGGCATGCGTTCGATTCTAGGCTACACCGGATCGGGCGATTTCCCGCGCATCCGGATCGGGATTGGGAAACCGGAAGGGAATCTGATCCAGCACGTGCTTGGGAAATTTGAAAAGGAAAAGCACGGGCAGGCGCAGGAAATGTTCGGCCGTGCAGCCGACGCCTGCGAATGCATCGTGTTGGAAGGCGTTTCAAAAGCGCAGGCAAGGTTTAACGGACCATAA
- the glmU gene encoding bifunctional UDP-N-acetylglucosamine diphosphorylase/glucosamine-1-phosphate N-acetyltransferase GlmU, producing MKECMAVVLAAGEGTRMKSKMPKVLHEAAGRSMLEWVVNAVRGVDIKKCTVVCGRGMDEIKARLGGAAAYVEQEERRGSGHAVMCAARELENFDGYTLIIAGDMPLLRAETVRALVDAAQKGNYACTMLTAQLENPHGYGRILRNELGDVTAIVEEKDATQEQREITEVNASCYCVGTPFLLECLKEIKPANAQGEYYLTDIVGLLNAKGEKVGAYIAEDARECMGVNDRAQLAQISEILRERILARHMRNGITLIDPKNTYIDADCEIGQDTVIYPNVTLEGNTRIGEDVILYPGSRIRDSVVGNGTQVQNSVVLEAEIGEHSTVGPNAYVRPGSHIGSHCRIGDFVEIKNSTIGDGTKVSHLTYIGDSDFGKGINVGCGVVVVNYDGKNKFRTSVGDDAFIGCNTNLISPVSVGEGVYIAAGSTITEDIPNNAFAIARSRQTIKTDWKDKRK from the coding sequence ATGAAAGAATGTATGGCGGTGGTCCTCGCTGCGGGCGAGGGTACGCGCATGAAATCGAAGATGCCGAAGGTTCTGCATGAGGCGGCAGGACGCAGTATGCTTGAGTGGGTCGTAAATGCGGTGCGCGGAGTGGATATCAAAAAGTGTACCGTTGTATGCGGCCGGGGAATGGACGAAATAAAAGCGCGCCTTGGCGGCGCGGCCGCTTATGTGGAACAGGAAGAGCGGAGGGGCAGCGGGCACGCGGTGATGTGCGCGGCGCGGGAGTTGGAAAATTTTGATGGATATACGCTTATTATTGCGGGAGACATGCCGCTTTTGCGTGCGGAAACGGTGCGTGCGCTTGTGGATGCGGCGCAGAAGGGCAATTATGCCTGCACGATGCTCACTGCACAACTGGAGAATCCGCATGGATACGGCAGGATCCTGCGCAATGAGCTGGGAGACGTAACGGCCATCGTAGAGGAAAAGGACGCGACGCAGGAACAACGCGAAATTACCGAGGTCAATGCCTCGTGCTACTGTGTAGGTACGCCGTTTTTACTGGAATGCTTAAAGGAAATCAAACCGGCAAACGCGCAGGGGGAATACTATCTTACGGATATCGTTGGCCTGCTGAATGCGAAAGGCGAAAAAGTGGGCGCGTATATTGCGGAGGATGCGCGTGAATGTATGGGCGTGAACGACCGGGCGCAGCTTGCGCAGATATCTGAAATTCTTCGCGAACGGATCCTCGCGCGGCATATGCGTAACGGCATAACGCTGATCGATCCGAAAAACACCTATATTGACGCAGACTGCGAGATCGGGCAGGATACGGTTATCTATCCGAACGTAACCCTCGAGGGGAATACGCGGATCGGCGAAGACGTGATTCTTTATCCCGGTTCGCGCATCAGGGACAGCGTTGTTGGAAACGGCACGCAGGTGCAAAATTCGGTTGTTCTGGAAGCGGAGATCGGTGAGCATTCTACCGTTGGACCCAATGCGTATGTGCGTCCGGGTTCGCATATTGGCAGCCATTGCCGGATCGGGGATTTTGTAGAGATCAAAAATTCGACGATCGGAGACGGAACCAAGGTATCGCATCTTACCTATATCGGGGATTCCGATTTTGGCAAAGGGATCAATGTGGGCTGCGGCGTTGTGGTCGTAAATTATGACGGGAAAAACAAATTCCGTACGTCGGTGGGCGATGATGCGTTTATCGGCTGCAACACCAACCTGATCTCTCCGGTCAGCGTGGGAGAAGGCGTGTATATCGCGGCGGGTTCCACAATCACGGAAGATATTCCGAATAACGCCTTTGCGATCGCGCGAAGCCGCCAGACTATAAAGACAGACTGGAAAGATAAGCGGAAATAA
- the spoVG gene encoding septation regulator SpoVG — MEITDIRIRKIDGTGKMKAIVSVTFDDMFVIHDMKIIEGASGLFIAMPSRKTPSGEYKDIAHPINSDTREMIQQIILKEYENMPEEEMAAAREDF; from the coding sequence ATGGAAATTACAGATATTCGCATCAGAAAAATTGATGGCACGGGCAAAATGAAGGCGATCGTCTCGGTGACGTTTGACGATATGTTTGTGATCCATGACATGAAGATCATCGAAGGTGCCAGCGGCCTGTTTATTGCGATGCCCAGCAGGAAAACGCCGAGCGGCGAGTATAAAGACATTGCGCACCCGATCAATTCGGATACGCGCGAGATGATCCAGCAGATTATACTTAAAGAATACGAAAACATGCCGGAAGAAGAAATGGCCGCCGCACGCGAAGATTTTTGA
- the purR gene encoding pur operon repressor codes for MQNKKQRIAAMCAILAKNPNKLYSLKFFQEMFGAAKSSLSEDAAVIKRVFSDMGIGRVETVAGAHGGIRYVPQMPANVRMLLVKELTEKMRDTSRILPGGYMYIADLFCTPYYVDGMAQIMAEWFVGAKADFIVTVETKGIPLAMSVARILNLPLAIARRESKLTDGSVFSINYLSGSSRRLQTMSLSKRMIKEETRALVIDDFIAGGGTVKAICDMLAEFSIEVVGVGAAIVNRYPQKKRINGYKAIFELEELSETKIEISAC; via the coding sequence ATGCAAAACAAAAAGCAAAGGATCGCGGCCATGTGCGCTATCCTCGCAAAAAATCCAAATAAACTCTATTCGCTTAAATTTTTTCAGGAAATGTTTGGCGCCGCGAAATCCAGCCTTTCCGAGGACGCGGCGGTGATTAAACGGGTGTTTTCGGATATGGGAATCGGCCGGGTGGAGACGGTTGCGGGCGCGCACGGTGGAATCCGTTACGTGCCGCAGATGCCCGCGAATGTGCGCATGCTGCTCGTGAAGGAGCTGACGGAGAAGATGCGGGACACCTCGCGTATTTTACCGGGAGGGTATATGTATATCGCGGATTTGTTCTGCACGCCGTATTATGTGGATGGAATGGCGCAGATCATGGCGGAATGGTTCGTGGGTGCGAAGGCGGACTTCATTGTGACGGTCGAGACCAAAGGCATCCCGCTCGCGATGAGCGTCGCGCGCATTTTGAACCTGCCGCTTGCCATTGCGCGGAGAGAGAGCAAGTTGACGGACGGCTCGGTTTTTTCGATCAACTATCTTTCGGGTTCGTCCCGGCGGCTGCAAACAATGTCGCTTTCCAAACGAATGATAAAGGAAGAAACGCGCGCCCTTGTGATCGACGACTTTATCGCAGGCGGCGGCACCGTAAAAGCGATCTGCGACATGCTCGCCGAATTTAGTATCGAGGTGGTGGGCGTGGGCGCCGCCATCGTGAACCGCTATCCGCAAAAAAAACGAATCAACGGATATAAGGCGATCTTTGAACTGGAAGAACTGAGCGAGACTAAAATAGAGATTTCGGCTTGCTGA
- a CDS encoding GNAT family N-acetyltransferase, with protein sequence MKAKAKLKRVSREREFLAVADLAHTIWREHYAGVISGEQIEYMLEHFQSVPAIKEADARGCEYYLIRAFGVNMGYAAVEPNNPQGKMFLSKIYLLEEYRGKGYARDVVNEVREMARSLRLRAIWLTVAKNNVSSIAAYEHLGFRNTEDICKEIGGGFVMDDHVMELSV encoded by the coding sequence ATGAAGGCAAAAGCAAAGCTGAAACGCGTGAGCCGTGAACGTGAATTTCTCGCGGTGGCAGACCTTGCGCATACTATTTGGCGGGAGCATTATGCGGGAGTAATATCGGGCGAACAGATCGAATATATGCTGGAGCATTTCCAGTCGGTGCCCGCCATCAAGGAGGCGGACGCCCGGGGCTGCGAATATTACCTGATCCGCGCATTTGGCGTTAATATGGGTTATGCTGCGGTAGAGCCCAACAATCCGCAGGGCAAGATGTTCCTCAGCAAAATCTACCTTCTGGAAGAATACCGTGGAAAAGGATATGCGCGCGATGTGGTAAACGAGGTGCGTGAAATGGCGCGGAGCCTTCGGCTTCGGGCTATCTGGCTCACTGTTGCCAAAAATAATGTTTCCTCTATTGCGGCCTATGAGCATCTTGGTTTTAGAAATACGGAGGATATTTGCAAAGAGATCGGCGGCGGCTTTGTGATGGACGATCACGTCATGGAATTGTCCGTATAG
- a CDS encoding DUF6485 family protein: MECKKEQNKTMCNCSFHCSKMGMCCECVKYHRELGQLPACYFSEDAEATGDRSVQAFLRDWNAR, encoded by the coding sequence ATGGAATGTAAGAAGGAACAAAACAAGACTATGTGCAATTGTTCGTTCCATTGCTCGAAAATGGGTATGTGCTGCGAGTGCGTAAAATACCACAGGGAGCTTGGCCAACTGCCTGCCTGTTATTTTTCGGAGGATGCGGAAGCGACGGGAGACCGCAGCGTACAAGCGTTCCTTCGCGATTGGAATGCGCGATGA
- the tadA gene encoding tRNA adenosine(34) deaminase TadA — MDDEKWMRAAIEQALLAEEMDEVPIGAVIVRDGALIAAAHNTRETDKNPLCHAEVSAIAEAAQALRGWRLPGCTLYVTLEPCPMCAGAAINARIPRIVFGAYDKKAGAFGTLYDLAEGKLNHKPEVTGGVLEEECAQLLSSYFKKKRK, encoded by the coding sequence GTGGATGACGAAAAATGGATGCGCGCCGCGATCGAACAGGCGTTGCTCGCAGAGGAAATGGACGAGGTTCCCATCGGGGCGGTGATCGTGCGGGACGGGGCGCTGATTGCGGCTGCGCATAACACCCGGGAGACGGACAAAAATCCACTTTGCCATGCGGAGGTCAGCGCGATTGCAGAGGCGGCGCAAGCGCTTCGTGGATGGCGGCTCCCCGGATGCACCCTATATGTGACGCTCGAACCCTGCCCGATGTGCGCTGGAGCGGCGATCAATGCACGGATTCCACGCATCGTTTTCGGCGCGTACGATAAAAAGGCAGGGGCCTTTGGGACCTTGTATGACCTCGCCGAAGGGAAACTGAACCATAAGCCGGAAGTTACGGGCGGCGTGCTTGAAGAGGAATGTGCGCAGCTGCTCAGTTCGTATTTCAAAAAAAAGCGTAAATGA
- a CDS encoding site-specific integrase, whose protein sequence is MAISSRKVKNRRNAEGVLTGKPGTVYDVYIKYMTNGERKTYGKRGFPTKAQAEKHEAEMKVKLEKPSYTPLLVMNGKQTVKEYMEDWVEKHGKANLRPSTLYGYRGYIKNHIVPYIGSVPINQVTGAMLDDLFSKLYAKGLSHSSVRYTQRILSVAMEHARKYRYIEYNPARDIITKFGKHGKTPDPYTVEQMQLFMANTYGTEWEMSVMLGGMYGLRRSEILGLRWRNVDFENKTFSVIEQLPFKVPPKTNIIKEFAPPKSHGRILPITDTTMQYFLRQFENQQKQKKLLKSAGQEYYDNDLVVSRPDGAPLNASRLSSNFGKVLVKFDMPHIRFHDLRHTAATNMYQLTGDFYSVGEILGHTLKGVGMTLGISSNLEAVTAQYVDVRLERKQTVLETYHNALHMEKSEQKKEKPIAKASRDMEL, encoded by the coding sequence ATGGCTATATCATCAAGAAAAGTAAAGAACAGGAGAAATGCCGAGGGTGTTTTAACGGGAAAACCGGGGACTGTATACGACGTTTACATTAAATATATGACAAACGGAGAACGTAAAACATATGGTAAGCGCGGATTCCCAACAAAGGCACAAGCTGAAAAACACGAAGCCGAAATGAAAGTGAAACTTGAAAAGCCGTCCTATACACCGCTATTGGTAATGAACGGTAAACAGACAGTCAAAGAGTATATGGAGGATTGGGTCGAAAAGCATGGAAAGGCTAACTTGCGGCCCAGCACGTTATACGGATATAGAGGGTATATTAAAAATCATATTGTGCCGTATATTGGTAGTGTTCCGATCAATCAAGTAACAGGTGCTATGCTGGATGACCTTTTCAGTAAGTTATATGCAAAAGGGCTTTCGCATAGTTCGGTTCGTTACACACAACGAATTTTGAGCGTTGCAATGGAACACGCGAGAAAGTATCGTTATATTGAATATAATCCTGCCCGCGATATCATTACCAAATTCGGGAAACATGGAAAAACACCCGACCCATACACAGTTGAGCAGATGCAACTTTTTATGGCAAATACATATGGTACAGAATGGGAAATGTCTGTCATGCTTGGGGGTATGTATGGTCTAAGGCGAAGTGAAATCCTAGGGCTAAGGTGGCGCAATGTTGACTTTGAAAACAAGACGTTTAGCGTAATCGAACAACTCCCTTTCAAAGTGCCACCAAAAACGAATATCATCAAAGAATTTGCCCCGCCAAAATCGCACGGGCGTATATTACCTATCACAGATACAACAATGCAATATTTTTTACGTCAATTTGAGAATCAACAGAAGCAAAAAAAATTGTTGAAAAGTGCAGGACAAGAATATTACGATAATGATTTAGTGGTAAGTAGACCGGACGGCGCGCCATTAAATGCGAGTAGGTTATCGTCCAATTTTGGAAAGGTGTTAGTAAAATTTGATATGCCACATATCCGCTTTCATGATCTTAGACATACGGCGGCAACCAATATGTATCAGCTTACGGGGGATTTTTATTCGGTCGGTGAAATATTGGGACATACTCTAAAGGGTGTAGGAATGACATTGGGAATTTCTTCAAACTTAGAAGCTGTAACAGCACAATATGTTGATGTACGACTTGAAAGAAAACAGACGGTGCTTGAAACTTATCATAATGCGCTGCATATGGAAAAGAGCGAACAAAAGAAAGAAAAGCCTATTGCAAAAGCGAGTAGAGATATGGAGCTTTAA
- a CDS encoding DNA-binding protein encodes MRTMQGGNITPWSCPTRSRLFAKKYNRGVLCLLVKKDKKQDIQPLPFFKTVEQMSTVCGLGANKLRQLMDKGELEYLPNGSHRLLTDRAIWDYYERAKIYAHSKTKGGDNS; translated from the coding sequence ATGAGAACCATGCAAGGGGGCAACATAACCCCGTGGAGCTGCCCGACCCGCAGCCGTCTGTTTGCTAAAAAATATAATCGGGGGGTGTTGTGCCTTTTGGTGAAAAAGGATAAAAAGCAGGATATACAACCTTTACCATTTTTTAAAACGGTCGAGCAAATGAGTACCGTTTGCGGTTTGGGAGCAAACAAATTGCGTCAACTCATGGATAAAGGTGAGTTAGAATATTTACCGAATGGAAGTCATCGGCTATTGACGGATAGAGCAATATGGGATTATTACGAAAGAGCAAAGATTTACGCTCATTCAAAAACGAAAGGGGGTGATAATTCATAA
- a CDS encoding helix-turn-helix domain-containing protein has protein sequence MGKVDCSLIPYSVILAATAGDIDAINAVLAHYKGYVSSLAFQQLFDENGLPYFCVNEEVKRRLETKLITQILKFKAA, from the coding sequence GTGGGAAAAGTTGATTGTAGCCTGATTCCATATTCTGTCATTTTGGCTGCAACGGCGGGTGATATTGACGCTATCAACGCCGTGTTAGCGCACTATAAGGGGTACGTTTCCTCTTTAGCTTTTCAGCAACTTTTTGATGAAAACGGTCTGCCTTATTTTTGCGTAAATGAAGAAGTCAAGCGCAGGCTTGAAACAAAACTGATAACCCAAATTCTCAAATTTAAAGCCGCTTAA